A region of the bacterium genome:
CCCGCCGAGATCGGCACACCCATGAAGGCCAGGCTCCAGCGGATCGGCCAGTTGCGGCCGGAGGTGCTGATCTACAACATGCGCTATGTGGGTTCCGTGGAAGACCGCGTCCATCAGCTCCTGTCGGAGCGACTGGTGAACATTCGGAACATGTTCGGCCAGATCCCCGACACCCTGGAAGACGTCTGGGTCGCCGCTGCCCTGAGGGACGAAGAGGAGGCCAAGCGGGTCATCGACGCCGTGCCGAAGCGCCATCCTTTCGAGATGCGCTACGACCGGATTGAAAGTGTGGATTGGGAGTCGTGCAGCCGCGTCCTGGATTCAGCAAGCCAACTGGAGGCGCTGCGGGAGGGGTGGTGAACAGGCCGGTATTTTACACGTAACTTCCTTGATGCCTCCATATTGTTTTTGGGGTGGTGATGGTATGGATCGCAAATTGGGACCCACAGCGCTAATGAATTTGAGTTAAGTTACCCCCTCAAACGCGGCAAAATTGAGTTAACTTTTTTCAAATCATCGACTTTCCGACGTTTGATCCCTCGGAAATGCAGCAAATTTGAGTTAACTTCGTTTTTTAACATTTGTAAGTAATAGTATTTATTAAACTAAAACAGTATTGAACAGGCTTTATTAGTCGTCGATACGTTCCGTTCGAAGAATATCGGCCCTTACTTCAAATCGCTTTCGCTCTCCTGTCTTGGGTACAAAACTCGCGCGGATTTCATCCGGGATCGGGATGAAAAGACGGTCCTTGAGAACGATCGTTGCCGTCGGATAGGGGGCACCTCCCGCTGGCGCATCCACTGGCTCGAGAGTCTGGAGATCGTAATAGAGTCCAAACCGACCGGAGTGGTGCAGAAAAATGAAGAGGATTTTTTGGCCGCCCCAGACGATTGAAGTACGATGCGGTTGAAGGAAGAATTCGCCCATATTTTCGCGCGTTTTGTCGGTTATAGCAAGAAAGCAGCGATAGCCGCGTAAAGCTGGGTCACTGACATCTATTACTAGTAATTTAGCTGAGGTTACCGTCTCCAAACGAGTGATAGCTGGAGAAGGATCTAAATTGAGTTCTGTACCATCAGCGGCGTTCTGAAGAGCCTGTTCGTTTTCAATGATGTCTGGTACGACGTCGCGGGCTCTGGCAGCAGTGTCTACTATCTGAACGCTTGCCTGCACGGCAGTCCTTGAACGCTCCACGGCTTGCGCCACGGTGATGAGGCCCTCGTTGTAGTCCGCCCAGATTCTAGTGAGATTACCGAGATCGTCATCAGCATATTCAAAATACTCCCGAGGACGCCGAATAGCCTTCAGAAAGGCCTCCGCCCCCTGTCGGGTGCTGCTAGGAACATAGTCTGCGACGCGCGGGAAGATAACGGTTCTTACGAAATCCTTTGTCATACTACCGAAGGCATCATACTCCGTCTCATAGAGTCCCAGAATAAGCCTTACGGTCTGTCCTTCCGGGCTCAAGGTCACGCTGATCCCGGTTGGCTCTTTCGTGACAACCGCTGGTAATCCGTGACTAATAATCCCGAAGTCCACATCACACTTGAGAAAATAGTCTGTTTCTAGGATGTTCTCGATACGCCACGCAAGCCCGCTTTCCGCAATGCTGAACTGGCTACGCGTGCGACGGTCTTTAATGGTGGGGGTGTCAGAGATGACATCGATTTTCGCGTGCGTCTTTAGATAATTCTGCTCGCAGCGTTTACGAGGATTATTGCGCGCCAACACGAGTAACGGGGTGTCATCGCTTGCGTGCATCTTAATGATGCCCTGATCTGCTCCCTCATAAAGCATCATCGGAATGGCCTTGGAGCGGGCGGTCACTTCATTGAGAGATATTCGATCTCCTGGGGTCACAATCATCTTCATACGGCCGCACAGTTCATAGTGGTCGTGGGCAATCACCCAGTTCATAAAAGGCGTGCTCGCATCGCATTCATCTCGGTCTGCCAAGACATTGGAGGTGAAGGCATCAATCTCGACCATCATCGACTGCAAGAATTGTAGACCATCCACGGTAATTGCCTCACGGCCCGCGGTCGGTTCGAGAATGAGCAAGTCAGCAATTCCGCCAAACTGATAGACTGAACTTACAGTCGCTGTGGCAAGACCAAAGCCACTTCGAAAAGTTCGAAGGGCGGACTGGCCGCTGCGTAACAAGATGCGACCGCAGATGGACCGCCCAGACCAGACAATGTTGGTGAGCTTCATCCAGACGTCCGCATTATTGGAAAGGATAAAGAGGATATCGGCGCTTAGTCGATCCCCAATCTTTTGCGCCGACTGTTCGTACCGCCAAGTCTCTGGTACCGGTGGTACTGCATCCTCAATTGGCTTTTGACTGATGAGCTCGCCGTTCACGTACACCGGCATGTCAACCAACGACACGAACTCGGCGATATAGTTTCGTGCCTGCTGCACGTTTATGCGTGAATCAGCGTTGACATTAGCGGTGATTGTGGTGCCTGGTTGCCCCTTTTTCGAAACGATCTGGCGCTCAATGCAATCCTCCTTTAGTGACAGCTTTGCCTTGTTAGCTCGGCATATGGTTCGTTCGCCGGTAATCGCACTCTCGGTCTCCACATTCAACACGTCAGCGATCCCGAAATTAGCCATAGCGCCGATGCCAAAGGTACCCACCACGCCCGCTGCCCGAGCGGTTTCATTGTTCTTACTGCTGCTGCCAGCATTCCAGTAGTGATTACGCAAGTCATCCGGTGTCATTCCGATCCCATTGTCGGAGATTAAGATAAGGTCTGGTGACAATTGAATGTCTATGCGTGGCTGAAAAGAAGCATCCAGAGCCAATCTCTGCCGGACGGCATCGAATGCGTTCTGTGCATTCTCTCGCAACAGTGCGAGTGGAGATTGATAAATTTGTTTTGCCAGCAGCTGAATAACGCGCTGCGTCTCAATCTGAAAAGGGATTAGCTCCGTATTCATTCGCACCTCATCATTCTTTTCGTTTCTATCTGCCCCTCAAGCTCTTTGCGCGTTGCGGCATCGATATCATTATGACCACTCAGGATTGTGGCGGCCTGATCCAGAGCGGTGGTCCTGATGAGCGAGGATACGAGCAATACCGCCTCTTCGGTTGACTGAGGCTGGGCGATGGTGGTGGCCAATAGCGTCCAGTCTTCAAGCGTTAGTGCCGCTTGGATTACTATCCTGCGTGCATAAGAGCCTGGCGACAGGTCAATTCCTTTTAGTAGTTTGATCGCTTTTCGTGCATTGCCGTTATGCAATACGTCTTCAGCTTGCAGTATAACGCGCCTACTGTTTTCTTCGCTTGCCTTGATTTCGCGACCCATTACATCGGTACTTGCCTTCCATTCAACCTCTACGAAACCTTGCAAGAATGTCCC
Encoded here:
- a CDS encoding helicase SNF2, which codes for PAEIGTPMKARLQRIGQLRPEVLIYNMRYVGSVEDRVHQLLSERLVNIRNMFGQIPDTLEDVWVAAALRDEEEAKRVIDAVPKRHPFEMRYDRIESVDWESCSRVLDSASQLEALREGW
- a CDS encoding ATP-binding protein, with the protein product MNTELIPFQIETQRVIQLLAKQIYQSPLALLRENAQNAFDAVRQRLALDASFQPRIDIQLSPDLILISDNGIGMTPDDLRNHYWNAGSSSKNNETARAAGVVGTFGIGAMANFGIADVLNVETESAITGERTICRANKAKLSLKEDCIERQIVSKKGQPGTTITANVNADSRINVQQARNYIAEFVSLVDMPVYVNGELISQKPIEDAVPPVPETWRYEQSAQKIGDRLSADILFILSNNADVWMKLTNIVWSGRSICGRILLRSGQSALRTFRSGFGLATATVSSVYQFGGIADLLILEPTAGREAITVDGLQFLQSMMVEIDAFTSNVLADRDECDASTPFMNWVIAHDHYELCGRMKMIVTPGDRISLNEVTARSKAIPMMLYEGADQGIIKMHASDDTPLLVLARNNPRKRCEQNYLKTHAKIDVISDTPTIKDRRTRSQFSIAESGLAWRIENILETDYFLKCDVDFGIISHGLPAVVTKEPTGISVTLSPEGQTVRLILGLYETEYDAFGSMTKDFVRTVIFPRVADYVPSSTRQGAEAFLKAIRRPREYFEYADDDLGNLTRIWADYNEGLITVAQAVERSRTAVQASVQIVDTAARARDVVPDIIENEQALQNAADGTELNLDPSPAITRLETVTSAKLLVIDVSDPALRGYRCFLAITDKTRENMGEFFLQPHRTSIVWGGQKILFIFLHHSGRFGLYYDLQTLEPVDAPAGGAPYPTATIVLKDRLFIPIPDEIRASFVPKTGERKRFEVRADILRTERIDD